In the Ruminococcus sp. OA3 genome, one interval contains:
- a CDS encoding energy-coupling factor ABC transporter ATP-binding protein: protein MIELKHVTFWYENVPENVYSIRDINLTIQKGECVVLCGRSGCGKTTITRLINGLIPHYYEGNLSGHVSINRVEIKNQQLSKISQHVGSVFQNPRSQFFNVDTTAELAFGCENQGLPKENVLDRIEEAANRFSLNGLLNRSIFELSGGEKQRIACASVYAVHPDIFVLDEPSSNLDPVSILQLKDVLLKLKAEGKTLVISEHRLYYLMDIADHFVCLDQGEIRSVYKREEIAAFNPAQISAMGLRALNLNQVDLRTEPKSSEYSGHEFAFQNLNCKISGRSVLHIESLRIPAGEIIAVIGHNGAGKSTLAGCLCGIRKHTGRVLYDKTERTPQKRLKESYMVMQDVNHQLFTESVRDEVMLNIPEEQAEQAESILSDMGIDELADCHPLALSGGQKQRVAIASALCAGKKILIYDEPTSGLDYESMRSACTLIQEVSQRTELSLVITHDLEFIMSCCTFVLHIDHGTVKAFYPLDSKGKARVKEEFLLCRESEEEL from the coding sequence ATGATTGAATTGAAGCATGTCACCTTCTGGTACGAAAATGTTCCGGAAAATGTCTACAGTATCCGCGATATCAATTTAACCATACAGAAGGGAGAATGCGTTGTCCTTTGCGGCAGAAGCGGCTGCGGAAAAACAACGATCACCCGATTGATCAACGGTCTTATTCCTCATTATTACGAAGGAAATTTGTCGGGTCATGTCTCCATCAATAGAGTAGAAATAAAAAACCAGCAGCTTTCTAAAATCTCACAGCATGTTGGTTCCGTATTTCAAAATCCCCGCAGCCAGTTTTTTAACGTGGATACGACAGCGGAACTGGCATTCGGATGTGAAAATCAGGGACTGCCCAAAGAAAACGTACTGGATCGAATTGAGGAAGCAGCGAACCGCTTTTCTCTGAACGGTTTGCTGAACCGAAGTATTTTCGAACTTTCGGGCGGTGAGAAACAACGGATTGCGTGTGCCAGCGTTTATGCGGTCCATCCGGATATTTTTGTTTTAGATGAACCGTCTTCCAATTTGGATCCTGTTTCTATCCTACAGCTAAAAGATGTTTTACTAAAGCTGAAAGCGGAAGGAAAAACGCTGGTAATTTCCGAACACCGCCTGTACTACCTTATGGATATAGCTGACCATTTTGTTTGTCTTGATCAAGGCGAGATCCGTTCGGTATACAAAAGGGAAGAAATTGCTGCTTTCAACCCGGCACAGATCTCTGCGATGGGATTGCGGGCACTGAACCTGAACCAAGTGGATTTACGGACTGAACCAAAGAGTTCGGAATACTCAGGGCATGAATTTGCGTTTCAAAATCTGAACTGTAAAATATCCGGCCGCAGCGTACTACATATCGAATCCCTGCGGATTCCCGCAGGAGAGATCATTGCGGTGATCGGGCACAATGGGGCTGGAAAATCAACGCTTGCCGGATGTCTTTGCGGTATCCGGAAACATACGGGCAGAGTGCTTTATGACAAAACGGAACGGACTCCCCAAAAGCGCCTGAAAGAAAGTTACATGGTCATGCAGGACGTGAATCACCAGCTGTTTACGGAGAGCGTGCGTGACGAAGTGATGCTGAATATTCCGGAGGAACAGGCTGAACAAGCGGAAAGTATCCTGAGCGATATGGGAATTGACGAGCTTGCGGACTGCCATCCGCTGGCACTATCCGGAGGGCAGAAACAACGTGTTGCCATTGCAAGCGCCCTGTGCGCAGGGAAAAAAATCCTGATTTATGACGAACCAACTAGCGGACTGGACTATGAAAGCATGCGCAGTGCCTGTACTTTGATCCAGGAGGTTTCCCAACGGACGGAGTTGTCGCTTGTGATTACTCACGATTTGGAATTCATCATGTCCTGCTGTACTTTCGTACTGCATATTGACCATGGGACAGTCAAAGCATTTTATCCACTTGACAGCAAGGGTAAAGCAAGGGTAAAAGAAGAATTTTTATTATGCAGAGAAAGTGAGGAGGAATTATGA
- a CDS encoding energy-coupling factor transporter transmembrane component T, producing MQLIEATQQPLLRIDARTKFALLFGVGISSLMFPPFWLEATTFVLIALLLALNRRLKTSGKFTVAFLIMLLLDWAVSLKVSGGFAALFFSLVRLGRLMIPIFMAGILLMKTTSVSEFMLSFERMHLPSKLTIPLSVMFRFIPTISEEWHSVRDAMRFRGIGISVRSVLTKPMMTLEYTMVPLLMSTATIADELAAASLSRGLDADIKRTCIEDVRLRVQDYLLILFSFVIALTGGML from the coding sequence ATGCAGCTTATTGAAGCTACCCAGCAGCCCCTCCTTCGAATTGACGCCCGCACAAAATTTGCGCTGCTCTTTGGGGTGGGCATATCATCTTTAATGTTCCCGCCCTTTTGGCTGGAGGCAACAACCTTTGTACTGATAGCGCTACTTTTGGCTCTAAACAGACGGCTAAAAACCTCAGGGAAGTTTACTGTCGCATTCCTTATTATGCTCCTTTTGGACTGGGCGGTATCTTTAAAAGTAAGCGGTGGCTTTGCGGCGCTGTTTTTCTCTCTTGTAAGGTTAGGGAGACTCATGATCCCGATTTTTATGGCGGGTATATTGCTGATGAAAACCACTTCCGTCAGCGAGTTTATGCTTTCCTTTGAACGGATGCATCTGCCCAGCAAACTAACTATTCCATTGTCGGTTATGTTCCGCTTTATCCCAACGATTTCTGAGGAATGGCACAGTGTTCGGGATGCCATGCGCTTTCGTGGAATCGGTATTTCTGTGCGTTCTGTGCTGACAAAACCGATGATGACGCTGGAATATACCATGGTGCCGCTACTGATGTCAACTGCTACGATCGCTGATGAGTTGGCTGCGGCTTCCCTTTCCCGTGGGCTGGACGCTGATATCAAGCGTACCTGTATTGAGGATGTGAGGCTACGGGTGCAGGATTATCTGTTAATTTTGTTTTCCTTTGTAATCGCCTTGACGGGAGGAATGTTATGA
- a CDS encoding MptD family putative ECF transporter S component, which yields MSTKTNKLKTKDLIVAGAFAALYVVVLFAVVSIMGFVPVLYLIAPFVNSIILGCIYMMYVTKVPKFGAILILAAAVGLLTSTGGVWVSLIWCLALGITAELIVRAGRRKSKKSYILSYVVFACSSMSPFWMLAYAKPAFIQSCEAYYGADYAATLDKFTPSWIIVVLIGIAMLGGLIGGLVGSKLLKKHFQKAGVV from the coding sequence ATGAGTACCAAAACCAACAAGCTAAAAACCAAAGACCTGATCGTTGCCGGAGCCTTCGCCGCCCTTTATGTGGTCGTGCTGTTTGCGGTAGTTTCCATCATGGGGTTTGTCCCTGTCCTGTATCTTATCGCACCGTTTGTAAACTCAATCATTTTAGGATGCATTTATATGATGTATGTTACAAAGGTGCCTAAATTCGGGGCAATTCTGATTCTTGCGGCTGCCGTAGGGCTTCTCACTTCCACCGGTGGCGTATGGGTATCTCTGATTTGGTGCCTGGCTCTGGGGATCACAGCGGAACTGATTGTCCGGGCAGGAAGGCGTAAATCCAAAAAATCCTACATACTCAGCTATGTTGTTTTTGCCTGCTCCAGTATGTCTCCTTTCTGGATGCTGGCCTACGCCAAGCCAGCCTTTATCCAGTCCTGCGAAGCTTACTATGGCGCTGATTATGCCGCAACGCTGGATAAGTTCACCCCGAGCTGGATTATTGTGGTTCTGATTGGAATTGCCATGTTAGGCGGACTGATTGGCGGGCTGGTCGGATCCAAACTTTTGAAAAAACATTTCCAGAAGGCAGGGGTGGTTTAA
- a CDS encoding TetR/AcrR family transcriptional regulator, protein MARNKYPEETVKRILDTSARLFAEKGYDKTTLQDIINVTKLSKGAIYHHFSSKEEIFIKICTRIGDENSAILSEIRDDSRLNGIEKLKKIFRTSLLHTNQETMLCMVPYLLDSPKFLVMNIREIYEEVVPYFIQPILEEGIADGSIRIEHTREVAEVLMMMADVWLHPLLKPTTPKEMRARCEVYNQMTRAFIGFELLDEDMITAMITYSQILQDQREKIKNTE, encoded by the coding sequence ATGGCAAGAAATAAATACCCTGAGGAGACGGTAAAACGGATTCTGGATACATCCGCAAGGCTGTTTGCAGAGAAGGGTTATGATAAAACCACATTACAGGATATTATTAATGTTACAAAATTATCAAAGGGTGCTATTTATCATCACTTTTCATCCAAGGAAGAAATTTTTATAAAGATCTGTACCCGTATTGGGGATGAAAATAGTGCGATTCTGAGCGAAATCAGAGATGACAGCAGGCTGAATGGCATTGAAAAGCTGAAAAAGATTTTTCGCACGTCACTTCTGCACACCAATCAGGAGACGATGCTTTGTATGGTTCCCTATCTGTTGGACAGTCCAAAGTTTTTGGTGATGAATATCCGGGAGATTTACGAAGAGGTTGTACCGTATTTTATCCAGCCCATTTTGGAGGAGGGGATTGCGGACGGATCCATTCGTATAGAACATACGAGGGAAGTTGCGGAAGTGTTGATGATGATGGCTGATGTCTGGCTGCATCCTCTGCTGAAGCCGACAACTCCAAAGGAGATGAGAGCCCGCTGCGAGGTATATAATCAGATGACCAGGGCTTTTATCGGATTTGAACTGCTTGATGAAGATATGATTACTGCTATGATAACTTACAGTCAGATACTGCAGGACCAGAGAGAGAAAATTAAAAACACAGAGTAA
- a CDS encoding MFS transporter, whose translation MKTNKQTLFRKDFTLVVIGQIVSLFGNAILRFALPLYLLRETGSSSLFGAVTACSFIPMILFSLVGGVLADRVNKRNIMVGLDFGTAGLILVFYLLHGSVPIVPLMIVCLMILYGISGTYQPSVQASIPVLVEREQLMQANAVINMVSTLSSLLGPVIGGVLFGTWGLTPILLVSIGCFISSAVMEIFIRIPVERQQIREGIFSIIRGDLRESWRFVHDEKPVFIPVVVILALFNMVLSAVIIVGIPVMVVNILGMSDVMLGITQGALGLGGLAGGCLTGILGSRWKLGNSHWLLVICSVAAAFMGLGLCSFVPQLWGYILISVMSFFSMAVSTLFTIQMCAAVQRQTPSHLLGKIMASIMAVVNCASPLGQAAYGVLFEACKNIPQVVMFGAAFIAILLSLYSKHAFLRLELGEQNR comes from the coding sequence ATGAAAACAAATAAACAGACATTGTTCAGAAAGGATTTTACGCTTGTTGTGATCGGTCAGATCGTCTCCCTTTTTGGCAATGCAATCTTACGCTTTGCGCTTCCGCTGTATCTGCTGAGGGAGACGGGATCTTCATCTCTGTTTGGCGCGGTGACAGCCTGTTCGTTTATTCCGATGATTCTTTTTTCACTGGTTGGAGGGGTGCTGGCAGACAGGGTAAACAAACGTAATATCATGGTTGGACTGGATTTCGGGACCGCGGGACTGATCCTCGTCTTTTATCTGCTTCACGGCTCGGTACCCATTGTGCCGCTGATGATCGTCTGCCTGATGATACTGTATGGTATTTCGGGGACTTACCAGCCGTCCGTGCAGGCCAGCATTCCCGTCCTCGTGGAACGGGAACAGCTGATGCAGGCTAATGCAGTGATCAACATGGTCAGCACGCTGTCCAGTCTGCTTGGACCGGTCATAGGCGGTGTTTTATTCGGAACATGGGGACTGACTCCCATATTGCTGGTCAGCATTGGCTGTTTTATAAGCTCTGCGGTAATGGAGATTTTTATCCGGATTCCGGTTGAGAGACAGCAGATCAGGGAAGGGATATTTTCGATCATCCGGGGCGATCTGCGGGAAAGCTGGAGATTCGTGCATGATGAGAAACCGGTGTTCATACCGGTAGTCGTCATCCTTGCACTGTTTAATATGGTATTGTCTGCGGTGATCATCGTAGGGATTCCCGTGATGGTTGTAAATATTCTGGGGATGAGCGACGTCATGCTGGGAATCACGCAGGGCGCTCTTGGGCTGGGAGGACTGGCGGGCGGTTGTCTGACAGGGATACTTGGCAGCAGATGGAAACTCGGCAACAGTCACTGGCTTCTTGTGATCTGCTCCGTCGCTGCAGCCTTTATGGGACTTGGCCTGTGTTCATTTGTTCCGCAGCTCTGGGGTTATATACTGATCAGTGTCATGAGTTTTTTCTCAATGGCAGTGTCTACATTATTCACAATCCAGATGTGTGCTGCCGTGCAGCGCCAGACACCTTCCCATCTGCTCGGCAAAATTATGGCTTCCATAATGGCGGTCGTCAACTGTGCATCTCCGCTGGGGCAGGCCGCTTACGGGGTGTTGTTTGAAGCATGTAAAAACATACCCCAGGTCGTCATGTTCGGAGCAGCTTTCATAGCAATTCTGCTCTCCCTGTATTCAAAACATGCATTTTTACGGCTGGAACTGGGCGAGCAGAATCGTTAA
- a CDS encoding polysaccharide pyruvyl transferase family protein codes for MKIIVSGSDMLQHVICNGDGFAPDISLDRIPLTDRYSSENLSNVCPDKKTWLILELADFIHDAVLTETVSDVRDRLSEYVQFMKNTLDPSRVILVRTFYPQKAVDRNRVSTLYRKNRELINRTLTETEEWIIQQLKPVVIDIARFYYLDLQNKDYGPIISYEPSFFVHLEAILRKIILHNVHQPVWNAHDCGLMLDRWLSYYTYHSFDYHDSLYTNTVIDQIVPSLSKDVVRRYQHEILKMAAHNAESLHDLLETFDFSKCRGLKTLLSLTELIHSDGFARELNDLSLIFRENLGIRTVLLMKLKKLYREEGLITPEYINLQNLENFWNAWVLYQKENYRGAAKCLLPPRQFYRIARCNSEFSLKKTLGKYSFYHSIAPVDVWGSYLSRNLAFANPDAYRVQTHVKIKYSSALHTDPDRTDRLLRRHMGWIIVDMFAFGENVDILTSKALHNIKQLAVSFFQILRSFYGEHIIFNRITVAGSDAMAFQDHLIKTYHLLTVHSSLDEFIPGKKVENSQLSQIIKRDQMIYADVLVYFYGNGNVGDDLFFDILVNRYKDKEFTVLLQSASAKSFCSQYKNVKIYSQDSILRVKSCNTFILIGGSMFTQPLNWYRKIAETRDFLKVSRKKFMLGINFGPYTDENYLQEYRKIFRLCSDVCFREQYSFHLFRDLKNVRCEADIVFSQRYRACGNTGAAISLISLSHRKELEQYQDTYIRSMTMMCRDIIREGLTVRLLCFCVNEKDNVAAEAIWENLDESEKAMTEKVFYHGNLNEFLHILGSVKYLIGTRFHANVLGFLMQKTVYPIVYSQKTVHMLEDAGFNGACGDIRASELITWDKVKQNEGSCLKNLDLLRTSAGRQFAALDRHFSKKH; via the coding sequence TTGAAAATTATAGTATCAGGCTCTGATATGCTACAGCATGTCATCTGTAACGGGGATGGCTTTGCACCCGATATCTCTCTTGACAGAATACCCCTTACCGATCGTTACTCCTCAGAAAACCTGTCAAATGTATGCCCTGATAAAAAAACGTGGCTCATCCTGGAGCTGGCAGATTTTATTCATGACGCTGTTCTGACAGAAACTGTGTCAGATGTCCGTGACCGCCTGTCTGAATACGTTCAGTTTATGAAAAATACCCTTGATCCGTCAAGAGTCATTCTCGTCAGGACTTTTTATCCGCAGAAGGCTGTCGACCGGAACCGCGTCAGTACGCTGTACCGCAAAAACAGGGAACTCATTAACCGTACCCTTACAGAAACTGAAGAGTGGATAATACAACAGCTCAAACCAGTCGTCATTGATATTGCCCGGTTCTATTATCTGGATCTCCAGAACAAAGATTACGGTCCGATCATTTCCTACGAGCCATCTTTTTTCGTTCATCTGGAGGCAATCCTTCGAAAAATCATACTGCATAATGTTCATCAGCCCGTATGGAATGCACATGACTGCGGGCTGATGCTTGATCGATGGCTTTCATACTATACCTATCACAGCTTCGACTATCATGATTCCCTGTATACAAACACTGTCATTGACCAGATCGTCCCTTCTTTAAGTAAAGATGTTGTCAGAAGATATCAGCATGAAATATTAAAAATGGCCGCTCATAATGCAGAATCCCTGCATGACCTGCTGGAAACTTTTGATTTTTCAAAGTGCCGGGGATTAAAAACGCTGCTCTCATTGACAGAACTTATTCACTCTGATGGATTCGCGCGGGAATTGAATGATCTGTCATTGATTTTCCGGGAGAATCTCGGTATCCGAACTGTACTGCTGATGAAATTGAAAAAGCTTTATCGCGAGGAAGGCCTTATCACACCGGAATACATCAACCTGCAGAATCTTGAGAATTTCTGGAATGCATGGGTGCTGTATCAGAAGGAAAACTACCGAGGCGCCGCGAAATGTCTGCTCCCGCCCCGTCAGTTTTATCGTATTGCAAGGTGTAATTCTGAATTTTCACTGAAAAAAACATTGGGGAAATACAGCTTTTATCATTCCATTGCCCCTGTGGATGTATGGGGGAGCTATCTGTCCAGAAATCTGGCATTTGCCAACCCGGATGCTTACCGTGTACAAACACATGTCAAAATCAAATACTCCAGTGCTTTACACACGGACCCGGACCGCACCGACAGGCTCCTCAGACGCCATATGGGCTGGATCATCGTGGATATGTTCGCCTTCGGCGAAAATGTTGATATTTTAACTTCAAAGGCCCTGCATAATATAAAGCAACTGGCTGTATCATTTTTCCAGATACTTCGTTCTTTTTACGGGGAACACATTATATTTAACCGGATAACAGTAGCCGGAAGTGATGCCATGGCATTCCAGGATCATCTGATCAAAACGTATCATTTACTCACAGTCCACTCCTCTCTGGATGAATTTATCCCCGGAAAGAAAGTAGAAAACAGCCAGCTTTCACAGATCATCAAACGCGATCAGATGATCTATGCGGACGTGCTGGTCTATTTCTACGGCAATGGTAACGTAGGTGACGATCTTTTTTTCGATATCCTTGTAAACAGATATAAAGATAAAGAATTTACCGTACTTTTACAGTCCGCCTCCGCGAAAAGCTTTTGCAGCCAGTATAAAAATGTGAAAATTTACAGCCAGGACAGCATTCTGAGGGTCAAATCCTGCAACACATTTATTTTGATCGGCGGCTCCATGTTCACGCAGCCTTTGAACTGGTACCGTAAAATTGCCGAAACGAGAGATTTTTTAAAAGTTTCCCGAAAGAAATTTATGCTTGGCATCAATTTCGGACCTTACACCGACGAAAACTATCTGCAGGAATATCGTAAAATTTTCAGACTCTGCAGCGACGTATGCTTCAGAGAACAGTACTCTTTCCACCTGTTCAGGGATTTAAAAAATGTGCGCTGTGAAGCCGACATTGTATTTTCCCAGCGCTACAGGGCCTGTGGAAACACCGGTGCTGCAATCTCTTTGATCTCCCTCTCCCACAGGAAAGAGCTGGAGCAATACCAGGATACGTATATCAGAAGCATGACTATGATGTGCCGGGACATCATCCGGGAAGGCCTGACCGTCCGGCTCCTGTGCTTCTGCGTAAATGAGAAGGACAATGTCGCCGCAGAAGCCATCTGGGAGAACCTGGATGAATCAGAAAAGGCAATGACTGAAAAGGTCTTTTACCATGGGAACCTGAATGAGTTCCTGCACATCCTGGGCAGTGTTAAATATCTGATCGGCACCCGATTCCACGCCAATGTCCTTGGGTTTTTAATGCAGAAAACCGTCTATCCGATCGTCTATTCCCAGAAGACGGTTCACATGCTGGAAGATGCCGGATTCAATGGTGCCTGTGGTGACATCCGGGCTTCCGAACTGATCACCTGGGATAAGGTAAAACAAAATGAAGGGAGTTGTTTAAAGAACCTGGACTTATTAAGAACAAGTGCCGGGCGTCAGTTTGCTGCCCTGGACAGGCATTTTTCCAAAAAGCATTAA
- a CDS encoding sugar diacid recognition domain-containing protein — MLEKEFAQRFIEKISEYTDLKFMVFNTEGIIIAATEKERVGVFHEASYNMITQGLPYIVVHPQDVKKYLGVKNGVDMTIMNNNRIVGGIGITGIPEEVMDIITMAKITIEAMLEHEVYKEEMDQKNNERDEFCSLLLKSDSKDTDKIHLMARHQMIDPGIPRFAVIFEVIDEDCSRQNVLDILYSSPGFTQQDIAFISKRQEIVLFKSMDRPLNQIFTEYKNHIRDFLIPVYEKLLKKQIPCQYYIGSMQNKLENYKFSYRHCTWLRDYENPRCYFYDYMNEYIQSQIPALEMYGVFNSLGDLMSDSLRQDFVEIITALNCCNYNLVESSRSLHIHKNTLIFHLNKIKELYNINPLQDGEDRAFTDYLCRYLKSRK; from the coding sequence ATGCTGGAAAAGGAATTTGCGCAGCGCTTTATTGAAAAGATCAGCGAGTACACGGATTTAAAATTTATGGTTTTTAACACCGAGGGTATTATCATTGCCGCAACAGAGAAAGAACGGGTTGGCGTCTTCCACGAGGCGTCCTATAATATGATCACACAGGGACTTCCCTATATCGTGGTACATCCTCAGGATGTCAAAAAATATCTCGGCGTCAAAAACGGGGTTGATATGACCATCATGAACAATAACAGAATCGTAGGAGGGATCGGTATCACCGGGATTCCTGAAGAAGTAATGGATATTATCACTATGGCAAAGATTACCATAGAAGCCATGCTGGAGCACGAGGTATATAAAGAAGAAATGGATCAGAAAAATAATGAAAGAGACGAATTCTGCAGCCTGCTTTTAAAGTCTGATTCCAAGGATACGGATAAAATCCACCTGATGGCACGTCATCAGATGATCGATCCCGGCATTCCACGTTTTGCTGTCATTTTTGAGGTGATCGACGAGGACTGCAGCCGCCAGAATGTCCTGGATATTCTTTACAGCAGCCCGGGATTTACCCAGCAGGATATTGCCTTTATCAGCAAGAGACAGGAGATTGTACTCTTTAAAAGCATGGACCGGCCACTGAATCAGATCTTCACTGAGTATAAAAATCATATCCGGGATTTTCTGATCCCGGTATACGAAAAACTCCTGAAAAAACAGATTCCGTGTCAGTATTACATTGGCAGCATGCAGAACAAACTGGAGAATTATAAGTTTTCCTACCGGCACTGCACCTGGCTTCGGGACTATGAAAATCCACGATGTTATTTTTATGATTATATGAACGAATACATACAGTCCCAGATCCCCGCTCTTGAGATGTATGGAGTCTTTAATTCGCTGGGTGATCTTATGTCTGACTCGCTGCGGCAGGATTTTGTTGAGATCATAACTGCACTGAACTGCTGCAACTATAACCTGGTGGAAAGCAGCAGATCTCTGCATATCCATAAAAACACCCTGATTTTCCATCTCAATAAGATCAAGGAACTGTACAACATCAATCCCCTGCAGGACGGAGAAGACCGTGCTTTTACAGATTATCTGTGCCGGTATCTGAAGTCCAGAAAATAA
- a CDS encoding uroporphyrinogen decarboxylase family protein encodes MNSRERLKMALDHKEPDRIPLDLGSGHACKFTKYFYVKLLDYFGLKEEQLEICQTPYQLVYASDKVMDLLKCDVRNARIRYQKDYVSPYVKNWEDDKYTYFTNDFGTTYRMPKKNGLYYDLYDCALRGSESAEEDARYIFPKPNRLVPGIRKEMEDYRAAGYATTTCQVFGNGFMQTGPLVWGYEDWLAMMLAEPERCEPFIQELYDKKVEWYGYLFDEYDGLLDVTAEADDFGTQRGTFCSPEILRELVFPFHKKLNEFIKKRQPGIKTTLHTCGSVTAVIPDIIEAGYDCLNPVQIAAANMEPERLKREFGNDIVFWGGGINTQATLPNGTPEEVREETKRNIELFAPGGGFVFSPVHNIQDDVPVENFMAMWETFQDNCKY; translated from the coding sequence ATGAATTCACGCGAAAGATTAAAAATGGCACTGGACCACAAAGAACCTGACCGCATTCCGCTTGACCTGGGATCAGGGCATGCCTGCAAATTCACCAAATATTTTTATGTGAAGCTGCTTGACTATTTTGGATTAAAAGAGGAGCAGCTCGAAATCTGCCAGACACCCTACCAGTTAGTATACGCATCCGATAAAGTTATGGATCTTTTGAAGTGTGATGTCAGGAATGCGCGGATCAGATATCAGAAAGATTACGTGAGTCCTTATGTGAAAAACTGGGAAGATGATAAGTATACCTATTTTACTAATGACTTCGGCACCACGTACAGGATGCCGAAAAAGAATGGCCTGTACTATGACCTGTATGACTGTGCACTGAGAGGGTCAGAGAGTGCGGAGGAAGACGCCAGGTATATATTCCCAAAACCAAATCGACTGGTGCCGGGTATCAGAAAGGAAATGGAGGATTACCGTGCTGCGGGATATGCGACCACAACGTGTCAGGTATTTGGAAACGGATTTATGCAGACGGGACCCCTGGTATGGGGATATGAAGACTGGCTGGCAATGATGCTGGCAGAGCCGGAGAGATGCGAACCGTTTATTCAGGAACTGTATGACAAAAAGGTTGAGTGGTACGGATATCTGTTTGATGAGTATGACGGGCTGCTGGATGTCACAGCGGAGGCGGATGATTTCGGCACACAGAGGGGAACCTTCTGTTCACCGGAGATTCTGCGTGAGCTGGTATTCCCCTTCCATAAGAAACTCAATGAATTTATTAAGAAACGCCAGCCTGGAATCAAGACGACACTGCATACATGCGGTTCTGTGACGGCTGTCATACCGGATATTATAGAGGCAGGCTATGACTGTCTGAACCCTGTTCAGATCGCAGCGGCCAATATGGAGCCGGAACGCCTGAAGAGAGAGTTCGGCAATGATATCGTATTCTGGGGCGGCGGCATCAATACGCAGGCGACGCTTCCAAACGGAACTCCTGAGGAAGTGCGCGAGGAGACCAAGAGAAATATAGAACTCTTTGCACCTGGGGGCGGTTTTGTATTCTCACCGGTACATAATATTCAGGATGACGTACCTGTTGAAAACTTCATGGCAATGTGGGAGACATTCCAGGATAACTGCAAATATTAA